Proteins co-encoded in one Candidatus Effluviviaceae Genus V sp. genomic window:
- a CDS encoding tetratricopeptide repeat protein → MQTSHPPTPRVLLCAALALLLTGASPLFAQDDAERPIEDFSDLPADTRLVLFEAQTLRDEGNVDDAASLLREFVAENPDRDHYLVRFHSAVSHALAGDTERALEDYRRTTELEPRYAQAWISLGELAYNLGRYELAAAALEEGYARSELRQPSVLFYRAASLVMSERSEEAIPILEELVSGEHGEPTLEWHRALVMAYLELEEVEKGSAALDEMLAGFGSEPEPWEVAFQYHVRAGDYENAAVALMVSDYLDPLTSRQRMQLGDIFLAIGVPAMAGDTYEEAMGDSATTDELERLASAHLASYQFREAEAALELAIEKDPTARLWSLLGDLHFMRSDYAPAYEAYESAAAADSTYSRSYLMMGYCAIQLERTEDALASLRVAQTFPDQADKADRLMAAIEAVEAQKEAQRRRREAEEHAIEEQRSREYEPLVD, encoded by the coding sequence ATGCAGACGTCCCACCCGCCGACACCCCGTGTCCTCCTCTGTGCCGCGCTCGCGCTGCTGCTCACCGGAGCGTCGCCGCTTTTCGCACAGGACGATGCCGAGCGCCCGATCGAGGACTTCTCAGATCTCCCGGCGGACACGCGGCTCGTTCTCTTTGAGGCGCAGACGCTCCGCGACGAGGGAAACGTCGACGACGCGGCGTCGCTCCTCCGCGAGTTCGTCGCCGAGAACCCGGACCGCGACCACTACCTCGTCAGGTTCCATTCGGCCGTCAGCCACGCGCTGGCCGGTGACACCGAGCGGGCGCTCGAGGACTACCGGCGGACCACCGAGCTCGAGCCGCGCTACGCTCAGGCGTGGATCAGCCTCGGGGAGCTGGCCTACAACCTCGGCCGCTACGAGCTGGCCGCCGCGGCGCTCGAGGAGGGCTACGCGCGAAGCGAGCTCAGGCAACCAAGCGTGCTCTTCTATCGCGCCGCGTCGCTCGTCATGAGTGAGCGCTCCGAGGAGGCGATCCCGATCCTCGAGGAACTTGTCTCCGGGGAACACGGCGAGCCGACGCTCGAGTGGCACCGGGCGCTCGTCATGGCCTACCTTGAGCTTGAGGAGGTCGAGAAGGGCTCGGCCGCGCTCGACGAGATGCTCGCGGGCTTCGGGAGCGAGCCCGAGCCCTGGGAGGTCGCCTTCCAGTATCATGTGCGCGCCGGGGACTACGAGAACGCGGCGGTCGCGCTCATGGTCTCCGACTACCTCGATCCGCTCACAAGCCGGCAGCGGATGCAGCTCGGCGACATCTTCCTGGCGATCGGTGTTCCGGCCATGGCCGGAGACACGTACGAAGAGGCGATGGGTGACAGCGCGACGACCGACGAGCTCGAGCGCCTCGCCTCGGCGCATCTGGCGTCGTATCAGTTCCGCGAGGCCGAGGCGGCACTCGAGCTCGCCATCGAGAAGGACCCGACGGCGCGGCTCTGGTCGCTGCTGGGCGACCTCCATTTCATGCGAAGCGACTACGCCCCCGCGTACGAAGCCTACGAGAGCGCGGCGGCCGCCGACAGCACCTACTCGCGCTCCTATCTGATGATGGGCTACTGCGCCATCCAGCTGGAGCGCACCGAGGACGCGCTCGCCTCGCTCCGGGTCGCGCAGACCTTCCCCGACCAGGCCGACAAGGCCGACCGTCTGATGGCCGCCATCGAGGCGGTCGAGGCGCAGAAGGAGGCGCAGCGCCGCCGCCGGGAGGCGGAGGAGCACGCCATCGAGGAGCAGCGCTCACGGGAGTACGAGCCGCTGGTCGACTGA
- a CDS encoding TonB family protein, with protein sequence MAVARRLKWAAPAAVGINLLIFAFAAFLLQEREVPQDITNPIGVSLVKLEAPSLPQQEQIREPEKPRQQEKLDFLPDVIQPELGPPGEFDLGVGVNLGQMGGTGSPDDFVFESYELDSAPQPIVRVPPAYPYAARERGTEGAVQVKMLVTTEGTVARVEILDARPKGIFEDAVRRALPQWTFRPGEVQGKSVTAWVVTTIRFNLD encoded by the coding sequence ATGGCGGTCGCCCGCCGGCTCAAGTGGGCCGCGCCCGCCGCGGTCGGTATCAACCTGCTGATCTTCGCGTTCGCCGCGTTCCTGCTCCAGGAACGCGAGGTTCCGCAGGACATCACGAACCCGATCGGCGTGAGCCTCGTCAAGCTCGAGGCGCCGTCGCTGCCGCAGCAGGAGCAGATTCGGGAGCCGGAGAAACCCCGGCAGCAGGAGAAGCTCGACTTCCTGCCGGACGTCATCCAGCCCGAGCTCGGTCCGCCCGGCGAGTTCGACCTCGGTGTCGGGGTCAACCTCGGGCAGATGGGCGGAACCGGTTCGCCGGATGACTTCGTCTTCGAGTCGTACGAGCTCGACTCGGCCCCGCAGCCGATCGTGCGCGTGCCCCCGGCCTACCCCTACGCGGCCCGAGAGCGCGGCACCGAGGGCGCGGTGCAGGTCAAGATGCTCGTGACCACCGAGGGCACCGTCGCGCGCGTCGAGATCCTCGACGCCAGGCCGAAGGGCATCTTCGAGGACGCCGTGCGCCGCGCGCTGCCGCAGTGGACCTTCCGGCCGGGCGAGGTGCAGGGAAAGTCCGTCACCGCGTGGGTCGTGACCACGATCCGCTTCAACCTGGACTGA
- a CDS encoding biopolymer transporter ExbD, translating to MINVRNSLRGGNKSVDISMGPLIDMVFLLLIFFAVTTSFVKEAGIDVQKATASTAELQEHANIMIGVTPEGDVYFEGKRIDVRSVRAQIERALAEDPESGVVVVADKRSETGAVITVMDQCRLAGAKSVSLAAKRGEAS from the coding sequence ATGATCAACGTGCGGAACAGCCTCCGGGGCGGCAACAAGAGCGTCGACATCTCGATGGGTCCTCTCATCGACATGGTCTTTCTGCTCCTCATCTTCTTCGCCGTCACCACGAGCTTCGTGAAGGAAGCCGGCATCGATGTCCAGAAGGCGACGGCCTCGACGGCCGAGCTCCAGGAGCACGCCAACATCATGATCGGCGTGACGCCGGAGGGCGATGTCTACTTCGAGGGCAAGAGGATCGACGTCAGGAGCGTCCGGGCCCAGATCGAGCGGGCGCTTGCAGAAGATCCGGAGAGCGGCGTGGTGGTCGTCGCTGACAAGCGCAGTGAGACCGGGGCCGTCATCACGGTCATGGACCAGTGCCGTCTCGCCGGCGCCAAGTCCGTCAGCCTCGCTGCCAAGCGGGGAGAAGCGTCCTGA
- a CDS encoding MotA/TolQ/ExbB proton channel family protein has protein sequence MEHLVTRTYEYILQGGWVMIPLSIASIILWTFMLERLSVLRALRRNDITIDQAIDAVRNQGTPTGGEGLRARLVRDFLEHRSGVAKIDVSVLKESAMRQQPSIGRFLSMITVLVSIAPLMGLLGTVLGMIETFQVIALFGTGNAGAMANGISIALITTETGLLIAVPGLMLSGMLLVQAARLRTQLEEDVTILSRIIRRRRCADHDVRRFGNVCTAREPERRPELTAVPALAGAYSEGGEGA, from the coding sequence ATGGAACATCTTGTCACAAGGACATACGAGTACATCCTGCAGGGCGGCTGGGTCATGATCCCGCTCTCGATCGCATCGATCATCCTCTGGACGTTCATGCTGGAGCGTCTCAGCGTTCTCCGCGCGCTCAGGCGGAACGACATCACCATCGACCAGGCGATCGATGCCGTTCGGAACCAGGGGACGCCGACCGGCGGTGAGGGCCTCCGCGCGCGGCTCGTACGGGACTTCCTCGAGCACCGAAGCGGCGTCGCGAAGATCGACGTCAGCGTCCTTAAGGAGTCGGCGATGCGTCAGCAGCCGTCAATCGGTCGCTTCCTGTCGATGATCACGGTGCTGGTTTCGATCGCTCCGCTCATGGGACTTCTCGGTACGGTGCTCGGCATGATCGAGACGTTCCAGGTCATCGCCCTCTTCGGTACCGGCAACGCCGGCGCGATGGCCAACGGCATCTCGATCGCGCTCATCACCACGGAGACGGGGCTTCTGATCGCGGTGCCGGGCCTGATGCTGTCCGGCATGCTGCTCGTCCAGGCCGCGCGGCTCAGAACGCAGCTCGAGGAGGACGTGACGATCCTGTCGCGCATCATCAGACGGAGACGATGCGCCGACCACGACGTCCGCAGGTTCGGGAACGTCTGCACGGCCCGCGAGCCGGAGAGACGACCCGAGCTTACGGCCGTGCCCGCGCTCGCCGGCGCCTACTCGGAGGGCGGGGAAGGCGCATGA
- a CDS encoding biopolymer transporter ExbB produces MKKLMILTAVAAILVAGTAGAQDVREAFRKAEEDRQAALERARASEETILNDREALLAEVQELEAQERELDAELSGLETTVARLETRHERLADKWERERLQYKEISGNIRLAARDLKAILEQSPLTALRPERIDVAEQVLAQGYFPDIEDVKGMAYALFTEIEMSGQVGMREGLFVGRDGEEQTGDIMTIGPFTALYRTEEGGEVGFLTYTPAEQKLFALSALPPNRMARLIRGYMNGESATVPVDISGGAALRQITQQVGFWEHIAQGGPIIFPILAIGLVAVALIIYKFQFLQKVHGNTDKVMGEVTGLAARGDWEGAEAVVRRYEHRKMPVVEVIADGLSARDEDRETLESVMQEAILREMPRVERGLSVLAVFGAVAPLLGLLGTVTGMIETFRVITLYGTGDPRLMSAGISEALVTTELGLAVAIPIMLFHTFLSRRANAIVGEMEEKAVHLSNVILKQRVRSGEATGDASLDSETLMDRLVAKVVGRLQEGTAN; encoded by the coding sequence ATGAAGAAGCTGATGATCCTGACAGCGGTCGCGGCGATTCTGGTGGCCGGAACGGCCGGCGCACAGGACGTGCGGGAGGCGTTCAGGAAGGCCGAGGAAGACCGTCAGGCCGCGCTCGAGCGGGCCAGGGCCTCCGAGGAGACCATTCTTAACGACCGCGAAGCGCTGCTGGCCGAGGTCCAGGAACTCGAGGCGCAGGAGCGTGAGCTCGACGCGGAGCTCTCCGGTCTCGAGACGACGGTCGCCCGGCTCGAGACGCGGCACGAGAGGCTGGCAGACAAGTGGGAGCGTGAGCGACTTCAGTACAAGGAGATCTCCGGCAACATCCGTCTGGCGGCCCGCGACCTCAAGGCCATCCTCGAGCAGTCCCCGCTGACCGCGCTCAGGCCCGAGCGGATCGACGTCGCCGAGCAGGTGCTGGCCCAGGGCTACTTCCCGGACATCGAGGATGTCAAGGGCATGGCCTACGCGCTCTTCACCGAGATCGAGATGTCCGGACAGGTCGGCATGCGTGAGGGGCTCTTCGTCGGCCGCGACGGGGAGGAGCAGACGGGCGACATCATGACGATCGGCCCGTTCACCGCCCTCTACCGCACGGAGGAGGGAGGGGAGGTCGGATTCCTGACCTACACTCCCGCCGAGCAGAAGCTCTTCGCGCTGTCGGCTCTCCCGCCGAACCGTATGGCGCGTCTGATCCGCGGCTACATGAACGGCGAGTCCGCGACCGTGCCGGTCGACATCTCCGGCGGCGCGGCCCTCCGTCAGATCACCCAGCAGGTCGGGTTCTGGGAGCACATCGCCCAGGGCGGACCGATCATCTTCCCGATCCTCGCCATCGGCCTCGTCGCCGTGGCTCTCATCATCTACAAGTTCCAGTTCCTCCAGAAGGTCCACGGGAACACCGACAAGGTCATGGGTGAGGTGACGGGCCTCGCGGCGCGGGGCGACTGGGAGGGCGCCGAGGCCGTGGTGAGGCGGTACGAGCACCGGAAGATGCCCGTCGTCGAGGTGATCGCCGACGGTCTCTCCGCGCGGGATGAGGACCGCGAGACGCTCGAGAGCGTGATGCAGGAAGCGATCCTGCGCGAGATGCCGCGCGTCGAGCGCGGGCTCTCCGTGCTGGCCGTCTTCGGCGCGGTCGCACCGCTCCTCGGTCTCCTCGGCACGGTGACCGGCATGATCGAGACGTTCCGCGTTATCACGCTCTACGGTACGGGCGATCCGAGGCTCATGTCGGCCGGCATCAGTGAGGCGCTGGTGACGACCGAGCTCGGTCTCGCCGTGGCCATTCCGATCATGCTCTTTCACACGTTCCTGTCGAGGCGCGCGAACGCCATTGTCGGGGAGATGGAGGAGAAGGCGGTCCATCTTTCGAACGTCATTCTCAAGCAGCGTGTCCGGAGCGGCGAGGCTACCGGGGATGCCTCGCTCGACAGTGAGACGTTGATGGACAGGCTCGTGGCGAAGGTCGTCGGCAGGCTCCAGGAAGGGACGGCCAACTGA
- a CDS encoding DUF3450 family protein, with protein sequence MYPLHRMGSNDGPRMRYLEAHRSRRSRRASGRLLQEGGRMGRLAIIALLVVLTATLLWAQSDSGDLSETAGETVRIEQQTQSERDAWASEQAELEARYRTAKANVRYLGERIVVERKKQAALEESIGELTKRLNEAHLLQSSLQDTMNVIMTRFESFVERDLPFLPQERERRITHLRDMLAKPDVTGAEKVRLLFEALRIEAEYGSTVEVNRTEVEVDGEPVFADVLKVGRVSLFWRTPDGERSGTFDPATRKWVELERKYDSAIRETIEMATNMRPIELIALPLGRVQS encoded by the coding sequence GTGTACCCCTTGCACAGAATGGGTTCGAACGACGGGCCGCGCATGCGGTACCTGGAAGCGCACCGGAGCCGCCGGTCACGGCGGGCGTCGGGGAGACTTCTTCAGGAGGGAGGACGGATGGGCAGGCTCGCGATCATCGCCCTGCTCGTGGTGCTGACGGCGACGCTTCTGTGGGCGCAGTCGGACTCCGGCGATCTCAGTGAGACGGCCGGGGAGACTGTCCGGATCGAGCAGCAGACGCAGAGCGAGCGCGACGCCTGGGCGTCGGAGCAGGCGGAGCTCGAGGCGCGGTACAGGACCGCCAAGGCGAACGTCCGCTACCTGGGCGAGCGCATCGTCGTCGAGAGAAAGAAGCAGGCCGCGCTCGAGGAGAGCATAGGAGAGCTGACGAAGCGTCTGAACGAGGCGCACCTTCTCCAGTCGAGTCTCCAGGACACGATGAACGTCATCATGACGCGGTTCGAGAGCTTCGTCGAGCGCGACCTTCCCTTCCTTCCGCAGGAGCGCGAGCGGCGCATCACCCATCTCCGGGACATGCTTGCCAAGCCGGACGTAACGGGCGCGGAGAAGGTCCGACTGCTCTTCGAGGCTCTGCGCATCGAGGCCGAGTACGGGAGCACCGTCGAGGTCAACCGGACCGAGGTGGAGGTCGACGGGGAGCCCGTCTTTGCCGATGTGCTCAAGGTCGGCCGGGTCTCGCTCTTCTGGCGGACACCCGACGGTGAGCGCTCGGGAACGTTCGATCCGGCCACCCGGAAGTGGGTCGAGCTCGAAAGGAAGTACGACTCCGCCATCAGGGAGACGATCGAGATGGCCACGAACATGCGTCCGATCGAGCTGATAGCACTGCCGCTCGGGAGGGTGCAGTCATGA
- a CDS encoding outer membrane beta-barrel protein: MRQWMRKTSRTCGREERGAGRTTERGRIIRAAIICLIISCAVPALAHGQTGTLRGTVRDDESGERLSGANLLLVGTTIGISTDLDGEYRIEDIPAGTYEVRVSFMGYETKVISGVRVGTDETEKFNVDLVPAEGMASFRIDDFVVSAERVLSTQVAIITERMRAITIGDGISAEQIAKSPDGTSSDVLKRVTGLSVVDNKFVFVRGVTDRYNVTWLDGVPATSTDTSSDRRSFTFDVVPASLLANTVVVKTASPDLPGDFTGGLVQLNTRDIPQEAQLSVSASNGFGDDLAAGTTMRSQGSDTDWLGMDDGIRELPDSLEGRELARALPNTWGLVEDNAPVNGSYSLSYGNRFDIGRDDGRNVFGFLVGGKYSSSYKEYGYLRRVEDAGGGGLPREEVEGTAYGYKVLWSGMANVSYQPSRNHRLTARALYVQTAKEDLKQGTGQVSHDASGNGEKYQIEWDERSRFDLQVGGTHRFGRTGGARVEWKAFGSESRAYEPDRRYATYDENANGYMLLKADERTWIDLIEDTSGGRADLTWPVGDASIKTGVFVERRNRTYEVSAFSSDPAQIDLWDPDNWWITATPIDSIFVDDNFQEGKLGFIERDRYSGEYEGWHDMDAWYGMLDLPFTIDKYDFRVSGGLRIESSNQTVDSYPATGDTIRSVINETDLLPSINFTYMPTEWMNLRLAYFRSVNRPELREMAPVVYHDHSAGQNYQGSANLDRAVIQNYDVRLEAFPQDDEVLAVSYFYKDIENAIEDSLHPDTSYRNIRRPFNSDKGHNQGFEVEVRKDLGFLAEFLRGLSVTANYTFVDSEIEYIQSKTDSTGQIIRTRKTRPLVGQSPWTVNVGLLYTIERWGTTLNVLYNKFGERLMAVTLNEGANVYEAEREVLDVAVTQELWDFMELKLAARNLTGSDVVETQGEARTDHLVDERNPEYSVSLGLKW, translated from the coding sequence TTGCGCCAATGGATGCGGAAGACCTCCCGCACGTGCGGGAGGGAAGAACGCGGAGCGGGCCGGACCACGGAACGTGGTCGCATCATCAGGGCGGCGATTATCTGTCTCATCATCTCATGTGCGGTTCCCGCTCTCGCTCACGGACAGACGGGAACGCTTCGCGGAACGGTGCGGGACGACGAGTCGGGGGAACGGCTCTCGGGAGCAAACCTGCTTCTCGTCGGGACGACGATCGGGATCTCGACCGACCTCGACGGCGAGTACCGCATCGAGGACATCCCGGCGGGAACCTACGAGGTGAGGGTCTCGTTCATGGGCTACGAGACGAAGGTCATCTCCGGCGTGCGCGTCGGGACGGACGAGACGGAGAAGTTCAACGTCGACCTCGTGCCGGCCGAGGGCATGGCGAGCTTCCGTATCGACGACTTCGTGGTATCCGCCGAACGCGTTCTCTCCACGCAGGTCGCCATCATCACGGAGCGTATGCGGGCCATCACCATCGGAGACGGCATCAGTGCCGAGCAGATAGCGAAGTCGCCCGACGGTACGAGCAGCGACGTCCTCAAGCGTGTGACGGGGCTCTCGGTCGTCGACAACAAGTTCGTCTTCGTGCGCGGCGTCACCGACCGCTACAACGTCACGTGGCTCGACGGCGTGCCCGCGACGAGCACGGACACGAGTTCCGACCGCCGGAGCTTCACATTCGACGTCGTTCCCGCTTCGCTTCTCGCGAACACGGTCGTCGTGAAGACCGCGTCGCCGGACCTTCCCGGTGACTTCACGGGCGGCCTCGTCCAGCTCAACACGCGTGACATTCCTCAGGAAGCGCAGCTCTCCGTGTCGGCGTCGAACGGGTTCGGGGACGACCTCGCCGCGGGAACGACGATGCGCTCCCAGGGCAGCGACACGGACTGGCTCGGCATGGACGACGGCATCCGCGAGCTGCCCGACAGTCTCGAAGGACGCGAGCTCGCCAGGGCGCTTCCGAACACGTGGGGACTCGTTGAGGACAACGCGCCCGTCAACGGCTCCTATTCCCTCTCCTACGGCAACAGATTCGACATCGGCAGAGACGACGGGAGGAACGTCTTCGGCTTCCTCGTCGGCGGGAAGTACAGCTCGAGCTACAAGGAGTACGGCTACCTGAGACGTGTCGAGGACGCCGGGGGCGGCGGTCTACCGAGGGAGGAGGTCGAGGGCACGGCCTACGGGTACAAGGTGCTCTGGTCCGGCATGGCCAACGTGAGCTACCAGCCGAGCAGGAACCACCGTCTGACGGCGCGCGCCCTCTACGTGCAGACGGCGAAGGAGGACCTGAAGCAGGGCACCGGGCAGGTCAGCCACGACGCCTCGGGCAACGGAGAGAAGTACCAGATCGAGTGGGACGAACGGTCCCGGTTCGACCTGCAGGTCGGCGGAACACACCGTTTCGGTCGCACTGGAGGCGCCCGTGTCGAATGGAAGGCCTTCGGTTCGGAGTCGCGCGCCTACGAGCCGGACCGACGCTACGCGACATACGACGAGAACGCCAACGGCTACATGCTGCTCAAGGCCGACGAACGAACGTGGATCGACCTCATCGAGGACACGTCGGGCGGACGCGCCGACCTCACGTGGCCGGTGGGCGACGCCTCCATCAAGACGGGGGTCTTCGTCGAGCGGCGGAACCGCACCTACGAGGTCTCGGCCTTCTCGTCCGACCCCGCGCAGATCGACCTCTGGGACCCGGACAACTGGTGGATCACGGCCACACCGATCGACTCCATCTTCGTCGATGACAACTTCCAGGAAGGCAAGCTCGGCTTCATCGAGAGGGACCGGTACTCCGGCGAGTACGAGGGCTGGCACGACATGGACGCGTGGTACGGGATGCTCGATCTTCCGTTCACGATCGACAAGTACGACTTCCGCGTGTCCGGGGGACTGAGGATCGAGTCGTCGAACCAGACCGTCGATTCATATCCGGCGACCGGCGACACTATCCGGTCGGTCATCAACGAGACGGACCTGCTGCCGTCTATCAACTTCACGTACATGCCGACCGAGTGGATGAACCTCCGGCTTGCGTACTTCCGGTCGGTCAACAGGCCGGAGCTCCGCGAGATGGCGCCCGTCGTCTATCACGACCACAGCGCCGGCCAGAACTACCAGGGCAGCGCGAACCTCGACCGCGCGGTCATCCAGAACTACGACGTCCGCCTGGAGGCGTTCCCGCAGGACGACGAGGTACTGGCCGTCAGCTACTTCTACAAGGACATCGAGAACGCGATCGAGGACAGTCTCCATCCCGACACCTCGTACAGGAACATCCGGCGCCCGTTCAACTCGGACAAAGGCCACAACCAGGGCTTCGAAGTCGAGGTCAGGAAGGACCTCGGCTTCCTTGCCGAGTTCCTGCGCGGGCTCTCAGTGACGGCCAACTACACGTTCGTCGATTCGGAGATCGAGTACATCCAGTCCAAGACCGACAGCACGGGCCAGATCATCCGGACGAGGAAGACACGCCCTCTCGTCGGGCAGTCGCCGTGGACCGTCAACGTCGGTCTTCTCTACACGATCGAGCGGTGGGGCACAACGCTCAACGTGCTCTACAACAAGTTCGGTGAGCGCCTGATGGCGGTCACCCTGAATGAAGGCGCGAACGTCTACGAGGCTGAACGCGAGGTGCTCGACGTCGCCGTCACACAGGAGCTCTGGGACTTCATGGAGCTCAAGCTCGCAGCCAGGAACCTGACCGGCTCGGACGTCGTCGAGACGCAGGGCGAGGCCCGGACCGATCATCTGGTCGACGAGCGGAACCCGGAGTACTCGGTCTCGCTCGGCTTGAAGTGGTGA